One Lysinibacillus fusiformis genomic window carries:
- a CDS encoding NAD(P)/FAD-dependent oxidoreductase produces MKKVIVIGSGILGASTAYQLAKMGADVLIVDRKDKGQATDAAAGIICPWLSQRRNQAWYQLAKAGARFYPGLIKELKSEGEAETGYAQVGAISIHDDLEKIKRMGERAQLRKVDAPEIGEITQLNEKETHERFPLLTEDYHSVHISGAARVDGRALRDALVRSAQRNGAVLINGDAKLQYQSNRITGVIVGDTSYSSDMVVVCAGAWANQLLQPLGIHFKVSFQKAQIMHLQVPDRQDTGTWPVVMPPSDQYLLSFDKQKIVIGATHENEIEGYDTRVTAGGMQEILNKGLDLAPDLANSIFQEVRVGFRPFTPGFLPVIGAVPSWDGLITANGLGASGLTMGPYIGSQLAKMALGIAPDINLNDYDIRKAMDERREPSGNANVYNHGNQKYI; encoded by the coding sequence ATGAAGAAAGTCATCGTTATTGGATCAGGAATTCTTGGGGCATCGACGGCATACCAGTTAGCCAAGATGGGTGCGGATGTTCTAATTGTAGATCGCAAAGATAAAGGACAGGCTACGGATGCCGCTGCTGGCATTATTTGCCCTTGGCTATCCCAGCGACGCAATCAGGCTTGGTACCAGCTGGCTAAGGCCGGCGCGCGTTTTTACCCGGGGTTGATTAAGGAGCTCAAAAGTGAGGGGGAAGCAGAAACAGGCTATGCTCAAGTTGGAGCAATTAGTATTCATGATGATTTGGAGAAAATAAAAAGGATGGGAGAGCGGGCACAACTACGAAAAGTGGATGCACCGGAAATCGGTGAAATTACCCAGCTTAATGAAAAAGAAACCCATGAGCGTTTCCCTTTGTTAACTGAAGATTATCATTCTGTTCATATTAGCGGTGCTGCACGGGTAGATGGTCGTGCGCTGCGCGATGCATTGGTCCGATCAGCGCAAAGGAACGGGGCCGTCTTGATAAACGGGGATGCAAAGCTTCAATATCAGTCGAACCGTATTACAGGCGTAATTGTCGGTGATACAAGCTACTCGTCTGACATGGTTGTTGTTTGTGCAGGTGCATGGGCCAATCAACTGCTGCAGCCTTTAGGCATTCACTTTAAAGTTAGCTTTCAAAAAGCACAAATCATGCATCTACAAGTTCCTGATAGACAAGACACAGGCACTTGGCCTGTAGTCATGCCGCCATCTGATCAATATTTGCTTTCTTTTGATAAACAGAAGATTGTTATAGGAGCGACTCACGAAAATGAAATTGAAGGCTATGATACAAGAGTAACAGCAGGAGGAATGCAAGAAATTTTGAATAAAGGGTTAGATTTGGCACCTGATTTAGCAAATAGCATTTTTCAGGAGGTAAGAGTTGGTTTTCGTCCTTTTACACCCGGTTTTCTACCGGTGATTGGGGCTGTTCCTAGCTGGGATGGTCTAATAACGGCGAACGGACTTGGTGCGTCCGGATTGACGATGGGCCCCTATATTGGAAGCCAGCTAGCAAAGATGGCACTAGGAATAGCTCCGGATATCAATCTAAATGATTATGATATTCGAAAAGCTATGGATGAAAGAAGGGAGCCCTCAGGAAACGCGAATGTATACAATCATGGAAATCAAAAATATATTTAA
- the pduL gene encoding phosphate propanoyltransferase, whose product MITEVKTFPVAVSARHIHVSEEDLQALFGPEATLTWDFDLSQPGQFAAKERVSIVGPKGVIHNVRVLGPVRAATQVEVSRTDAVKLGLSAPLRQSGDIANSASINIIVADKEVTLKQGVIIAQAHIHMTPADTLALNVENNELVAVEVDSERPVTFRGVVVRVSEDFSLEMHIDTDEANAGFIVQHAQGKIMKSWT is encoded by the coding sequence TTGATAACAGAGGTAAAGACATTCCCTGTGGCCGTTTCAGCTCGTCATATACATGTCAGTGAAGAAGATTTACAGGCACTTTTTGGTCCCGAGGCAACGTTAACATGGGATTTTGATCTTTCGCAACCAGGCCAATTTGCAGCAAAAGAACGAGTATCCATTGTGGGGCCAAAAGGTGTTATTCATAACGTACGTGTATTAGGACCAGTAAGAGCAGCAACGCAGGTAGAAGTAAGTCGAACAGATGCTGTGAAATTAGGATTGTCAGCCCCGTTACGACAATCTGGTGATATTGCAAACTCTGCTAGCATTAACATCATTGTTGCAGACAAGGAAGTGACTTTAAAGCAAGGTGTCATTATTGCACAAGCTCATATTCATATGACGCCAGCAGATACTTTGGCATTAAACGTCGAAAATAATGAATTAGTAGCTGTTGAAGTGGATAGTGAACGACCTGTTACTTTTCGAGGTGTCGTAGTGCGTGTGTCAGAGGATTTCAGTTTAGAGATGCATATTGATACGGATGAAGCAAATGCTGGTTTTATTGTGCAGCATGCACAAGGCAAAATTATGAAATCATGGACGTAA
- a CDS encoding carboxypeptidase M32, with protein sequence MAVQRFTDYVKKMKHYEEALGVIYWDMRTGAPKKGLAQRSEVIGTLSASLFDMQTSEELGELLTVLEAHQEELDDVTLRLVEEVRKNYDNNKKIPAHEYKEFVILQSKAEAIWEEAKAENNFALFLPYLEKIIAWQKKFIGYWGMKNGSPYNTLLDQYEPEMTTEILDRVFGALRETIVSLVQKISASPNKPDTSALFKHFPREEQRALSLEILAQLGYDFEAGRLDESVHPFMIGLNLGDNRITTKYDEADFRSAIFGTIHECGHAMYEQNIDKKLDGLPLAQGTSMGIHESQSLFYENFVGRNEKFWAHNYERLQKYSPTQFGDVALVDFLRAINMVEPSLIRIEADELTYSLHIMIRYEIERDLFNGDLQAKDLPQVWNDKYEEYLGIRPETDAQGVLQDMHWSGGMFGYFPSYALGLIYAAQWKHAMDKDIPNFDELLARGELLPIREWLTDKVHQYGALKKPFELLQAATGEGLNGNYLANYLQDKYTRLYQL encoded by the coding sequence ATGGCCGTTCAACGATTTACAGACTATGTGAAGAAAATGAAACACTATGAAGAAGCACTAGGTGTGATTTATTGGGATATGCGCACAGGGGCACCTAAGAAGGGACTAGCACAACGTTCAGAAGTGATTGGAACGCTATCAGCCTCACTATTTGACATGCAAACGAGTGAAGAATTAGGGGAGCTTCTTACGGTACTAGAAGCGCATCAGGAAGAGCTCGATGATGTCACACTTCGCTTAGTCGAGGAAGTGCGTAAAAACTACGACAATAATAAAAAAATTCCAGCGCATGAGTACAAGGAATTCGTGATTTTGCAATCAAAAGCGGAAGCGATTTGGGAAGAGGCCAAAGCGGAAAATAATTTTGCACTATTTCTACCCTATCTAGAAAAAATCATTGCTTGGCAAAAGAAATTTATCGGCTATTGGGGCATGAAAAACGGCTCTCCGTACAATACATTACTCGATCAATATGAGCCCGAGATGACGACAGAAATTTTAGATCGTGTTTTTGGGGCGTTACGTGAAACGATTGTATCCCTTGTACAAAAGATTTCCGCATCACCAAACAAACCAGATACAAGCGCATTATTTAAACATTTCCCTCGTGAGGAACAGCGCGCACTGTCGCTCGAAATTTTAGCGCAACTTGGCTATGACTTTGAAGCTGGCCGCTTAGACGAAAGTGTCCATCCATTTATGATTGGTTTAAATCTTGGGGATAACCGTATTACAACGAAATATGATGAAGCGGATTTCCGTTCGGCGATATTTGGTACCATTCATGAGTGTGGGCATGCCATGTATGAACAAAATATCGATAAAAAGCTAGATGGTTTACCATTAGCGCAAGGCACATCAATGGGTATACACGAATCCCAATCATTGTTTTATGAAAATTTTGTCGGCCGAAACGAAAAGTTTTGGGCACATAATTATGAGCGTCTGCAAAAGTATTCACCGACACAATTTGGCGATGTAGCATTAGTTGATTTCCTGCGCGCCATTAATATGGTGGAACCATCACTGATACGTATTGAAGCGGATGAGCTAACGTATTCTCTGCATATTATGATCCGTTATGAGATTGAGCGTGACTTGTTCAATGGTGACTTACAGGCGAAAGATTTACCGCAAGTGTGGAATGATAAATACGAGGAATACCTAGGTATTCGACCTGAGACAGATGCACAAGGGGTCCTACAAGATATGCACTGGTCAGGTGGCATGTTTGGTTATTTCCCATCATATGCTTTAGGTCTGATCTATGCAGCACAGTGGAAGCATGCAATGGATAAAGATATTCCAAACTTTGATGAGCTGCTAGCAAGAGGCGAGCTTCTGCCTATCCGTGAATGGCTTACCGATAAAGTGCATCAATATGGCGCACTGAAAAAACCTTTCGAGCTACTACAAGCGGCGACAGGGGAAGGCTTGAATGGCAACTATCTTGCAAACTATTTACAAGACAAGTATACGAGGCTGTATCAGCTATAA
- the mdh gene encoding malate dehydrogenase produces the protein MTFQKSKIAVIGAGHTGATLSLFLAQKELGDVVLVDIPEVENPTKGKALDLLQTGPIEKFNVSITGTSNYEDIAGAKLVVITAGIPRKPGMSRDDLVTTNAKIIKQVSAQIKRYAPQSIVLVLSNPVDAMTYVCYKETGFAKNRIIGQSGVLDTARFNTFVAQELHIAPEDVSGFVLGGHGDEMVPLIRYSYAGGIPLEKLIPRERLQQIVERTRKGGGEIVGLLGNGSAYYAPAAACAQMAEIIMKDQRKIIPSIALLEGEYGYHQLFLGVPTILGGNGIESVIELQLTTEEKQALHHSAEAVQQVLKICQNI, from the coding sequence ATGACTTTTCAAAAAAGTAAAATTGCGGTGATTGGTGCTGGTCATACAGGAGCAACGTTAAGCTTATTTTTAGCTCAAAAAGAGTTAGGTGACGTTGTACTAGTGGACATCCCTGAGGTAGAAAATCCTACCAAGGGAAAGGCACTCGATTTACTACAAACAGGACCGATTGAAAAGTTTAATGTCTCGATAACAGGAACAAGTAATTATGAGGATATCGCGGGTGCAAAGCTCGTCGTTATCACTGCGGGCATTCCGCGTAAACCGGGCATGAGTCGGGATGATTTAGTGACAACGAATGCGAAAATCATCAAACAAGTATCGGCTCAAATAAAAAGATATGCACCACAGAGTATTGTGCTCGTACTGAGCAACCCTGTAGACGCCATGACTTATGTTTGCTATAAGGAGACTGGTTTTGCGAAAAATCGTATCATCGGTCAATCCGGTGTATTGGATACGGCACGATTTAACACATTCGTAGCACAGGAGTTACACATTGCACCAGAAGATGTCTCGGGTTTCGTATTAGGCGGACACGGAGATGAAATGGTGCCACTCATTCGCTATTCTTATGCAGGTGGCATTCCACTAGAAAAACTGATTCCCCGAGAAAGATTACAGCAAATAGTGGAACGCACTCGTAAAGGTGGCGGCGAAATTGTGGGCTTGCTAGGTAATGGAAGTGCCTATTATGCACCAGCAGCGGCCTGTGCACAAATGGCGGAAATCATCATGAAAGATCAACGGAAAATTATTCCTTCCATAGCCCTGTTAGAAGGCGAGTACGGCTATCACCAATTATTTTTAGGCGTACCGACAATTTTAGGTGGCAATGGTATTGAATCGGTCATCGAATTACAGCTTACAACTGAAGAAAAACAAGCCCTGCATCATTCCGCAGAGGCCGTACAACAAGTATTGAAGATTTGCCAAAATATATAA
- a CDS encoding EutN/CcmL family microcompartment protein codes for MQMGRVIGSVWATRKEEGLNGLKLLIIQPIDANQQPIRTEIVAADRIGAGVGDDVLITSGGSSRYIMKENPLPIDAVVIGIIDSTEVMRGEVNE; via the coding sequence ATGCAGATGGGAAGAGTCATAGGCAGTGTATGGGCAACGAGGAAGGAAGAAGGATTGAATGGCTTAAAACTATTAATCATTCAACCTATCGACGCCAATCAGCAGCCGATTCGCACTGAAATTGTAGCAGCAGACCGAATAGGTGCTGGTGTTGGAGATGATGTGCTCATTACAAGTGGTGGGTCATCACGTTACATTATGAAAGAGAATCCATTGCCCATTGATGCAGTCGTTATCGGCATTATTGATTCTACGGAAGTTATGCGAGGTGAAGTAAATGAGTAG
- a CDS encoding aldehyde dehydrogenase family protein yields the protein MATLDKDLLAIQEMRDAVTRANRAQAAYMQFSQQQVDRIVKAVADAAFNEADRLAKMAVQETGMGIPNHKKMKNEVASRDVYEDIKDLKTVGVIGVDRLKKVTEIASPFGVIAGIVPTTNPTSTAIFKTIISLKTRNGLVLSPHPYAVNCTKEALDVCRVAAEKAGAPEGLLQCLTMSSMEATQQLLKHPNIHLILATGGGALVKAAYSSGKPAYGVGPGNVPAYIEKSANISKAVRQLVQSKSFDNGTICATEQAIIVDRSIAPQVMTELKKNHAYILSDEEKLKMEKLISPIPGKVNPQIVGKSAACLADSVGITVPDDTKVLVGLETMIGKNIPFSLEKLSPIFALYTVEGSTDAKQVMIDLLNIGGRGHSCAIHTENEALAEQLAIDLPVSRIVVNTLSSIGAVGGTTGLAPSFTLGCGTFGGNITSDNITARHLMNIKRMAYGIKDVEVPKPEYEKTAVVENSLSQEPTLDTAVVQQIVDEVLKQIVLQKN from the coding sequence ATGGCCACATTAGATAAAGATTTACTAGCAATTCAAGAAATGAGAGATGCAGTGACTCGTGCCAATCGTGCACAGGCGGCCTATATGCAATTTTCACAGCAACAAGTAGATCGTATCGTCAAGGCGGTTGCGGACGCAGCCTTTAACGAGGCGGATCGATTGGCAAAAATGGCCGTTCAAGAAACAGGGATGGGCATCCCTAATCATAAAAAAATGAAAAATGAAGTTGCTTCAAGAGATGTTTATGAAGATATAAAAGATTTAAAGACGGTAGGGGTTATTGGTGTCGATCGTCTGAAAAAAGTCACAGAAATTGCTAGCCCATTTGGGGTGATTGCAGGCATTGTACCAACGACAAATCCGACATCAACAGCCATCTTTAAAACGATAATTTCGTTAAAAACAAGAAATGGCCTTGTGTTAAGTCCCCACCCATATGCTGTTAATTGTACGAAGGAAGCTTTGGATGTCTGTAGAGTAGCTGCTGAAAAGGCAGGTGCGCCAGAAGGATTACTGCAATGCTTAACGATGTCTTCTATGGAGGCAACACAGCAATTGTTAAAGCATCCTAATATTCATTTAATATTAGCGACGGGTGGTGGTGCGTTGGTGAAAGCAGCCTATAGCTCTGGCAAGCCAGCTTATGGTGTAGGCCCAGGCAATGTGCCAGCTTATATCGAAAAATCTGCCAATATTTCAAAAGCCGTGCGTCAACTTGTACAAAGTAAGTCATTTGATAATGGCACGATTTGTGCAACAGAGCAGGCCATTATTGTTGATCGAAGCATTGCACCGCAAGTAATGACGGAGCTAAAGAAAAACCATGCGTATATTTTGAGTGATGAAGAGAAGTTAAAAATGGAGAAATTGATTTCTCCGATTCCTGGCAAAGTAAACCCACAAATCGTCGGAAAATCAGCGGCTTGCTTGGCAGATTCGGTTGGCATCACTGTACCGGATGACACGAAAGTACTTGTCGGTCTCGAAACGATGATCGGCAAGAACATTCCATTTTCACTCGAAAAGCTTTCCCCGATCTTTGCCTTGTACACGGTCGAGGGAAGTACAGATGCTAAACAGGTCATGATTGATTTACTGAATATTGGTGGACGTGGACATTCTTGCGCAATTCATACGGAAAACGAAGCCTTAGCTGAGCAGTTGGCGATTGATTTGCCTGTTTCACGCATTGTCGTCAATACGTTATCATCCATCGGTGCTGTTGGGGGGACTACTGGTCTTGCTCCATCCTTTACATTAGGCTGTGGGACATTCGGCGGCAATATTACGTCTGATAACATTACAGCTAGACATTTAATGAATATTAAGCGCATGGCATACGGCATTAAGGATGTAGAAGTACCAAAACCAGAATACGAAAAAACAGCAGTAGTAGAAAATAGCTTGTCACAAGAACCAACTTTGGATACGGCAGTGGTACAGCAAATCGTTGATGAAGTATTAAAACAAATTGTCTTACAAAAAAATTAA
- a CDS encoding BMC domain-containing protein, with protein sequence MSSAIGMIETKGLIGSLEAADAMIKSSDVTIVKQEFVDGGIVTIVVKGDVGSVQAAVDAGKAAAMRVGELLGAHVIPRPDDDVFQMINGPQAPKKKPLPARAKKTTEAAADEGRGESV encoded by the coding sequence ATGAGTAGCGCAATTGGAATGATTGAAACAAAGGGATTAATCGGCTCGTTAGAAGCAGCCGATGCCATGATCAAGTCCTCCGATGTGACCATTGTGAAACAGGAATTTGTCGATGGTGGCATTGTGACCATCGTTGTCAAAGGGGATGTTGGCTCCGTGCAGGCGGCTGTAGACGCTGGGAAGGCGGCAGCTATGCGTGTCGGTGAATTACTAGGCGCACATGTCATCCCTAGACCAGATGATGATGTATTTCAGATGATTAATGGACCACAGGCACCAAAGAAAAAGCCGTTACCAGCACGTGCCAAAAAAACAACGGAAGCAGCGGCTGATGAAGGTCGAGGTGAGTCGGTATGA
- a CDS encoding chemotaxis protein CheX, whose amino-acid sequence MSNSKYFQTILNGTIHALKSILPMDIQVKSPSIISEPFQQQQMGVLIGLIGDLKGRVIIDSTPETFSGIGNTMFGMPLEGEMLESFTGEFGNMIAGNLCTAVGQENIEIDITPPTVMVGNTKLYGFEKAFVLPVMIPDVGAMTVLLTIEEEQ is encoded by the coding sequence ATGAGTAATTCGAAGTACTTTCAAACTATTTTAAACGGGACAATCCATGCGTTAAAATCGATCCTACCTATGGACATCCAGGTGAAATCACCAAGTATTATTTCTGAACCCTTTCAACAGCAACAAATGGGCGTATTAATTGGGCTTATTGGAGATTTAAAGGGCCGTGTTATCATTGATTCCACTCCTGAGACCTTTAGTGGCATTGGTAACACTATGTTTGGTATGCCACTTGAAGGCGAAATGTTAGAATCCTTTACAGGTGAATTTGGAAACATGATTGCAGGTAATTTATGTACTGCTGTCGGACAAGAAAATATCGAGATTGATATTACACCTCCAACTGTGATGGTGGGAAACACGAAATTATATGGGTTTGAAAAAGCCTTTGTACTTCCAGTTATGATTCCAGATGTAGGTGCAATGACGGTTCTATTAACAATTGAAGAAGAACAATAA
- a CDS encoding cupredoxin domain-containing protein, producing the protein MHLHKYEKYWLVFGVTTLVAFLVILGIGAFHQGSHPNNGKKTLDYEKAKEIAPFDNPGVHKVEGKDWDYEVVVLASAFYYNPPEIEVPLGAKVKFIGTSEDVMHGFEVAGTNINMMLEPGYISEYVTEVNKVGEFLIVCNEYCGTGHTMMHSMLKVVDPNESE; encoded by the coding sequence ATGCACTTACATAAGTATGAGAAATATTGGCTAGTGTTTGGCGTCACTACTTTAGTGGCATTCCTCGTTATACTCGGCATTGGTGCATTCCATCAAGGCTCACATCCGAACAACGGTAAAAAAACACTGGATTACGAGAAAGCAAAAGAAATTGCGCCATTCGATAACCCCGGCGTCCATAAAGTAGAGGGCAAGGATTGGGATTATGAAGTTGTTGTTTTAGCTTCTGCGTTCTATTACAATCCCCCTGAAATCGAAGTTCCGCTTGGAGCAAAAGTGAAATTCATCGGTACAAGTGAAGATGTCATGCACGGCTTTGAGGTTGCAGGTACAAATATTAACATGATGCTTGAGCCTGGCTATATTTCCGAATATGTGACAGAAGTAAATAAAGTAGGCGAGTTTTTAATCGTATGTAATGAGTACTGTGGTACAGGGCATACGATGATGCACTCTATGTTAAAGGTGGTGGATCCAAATGAGTCTGAATAA
- a CDS encoding BMC domain-containing protein encodes MSTALGMVETKGLVGAIEAADAMVKAASVNLVGKVHVGGGIVTVLVRGDVGAVKAATDAGAAAAGRVGELLSVHVIPRPHNELELILPKSEV; translated from the coding sequence ATGAGTACAGCTTTAGGAATGGTAGAAACAAAAGGATTAGTAGGAGCAATTGAAGCGGCAGATGCAATGGTGAAGGCTGCAAGCGTGAATTTAGTAGGTAAAGTACATGTTGGTGGCGGTATTGTCACAGTTTTAGTGCGCGGTGATGTTGGGGCAGTGAAAGCAGCGACTGATGCAGGTGCAGCTGCAGCCGGACGTGTAGGGGAATTATTATCCGTTCATGTAATTCCACGTCCACACAACGAATTAGAGTTAATCTTGCCAAAATCAGAAGTGTAA
- a CDS encoding DUF4183 domain-containing protein, with the protein MALSIININVNVTGSSTRFFHILPTTLTVADGTTIPVASFLDDSGVAAAAFPIVTNGYYNFYVNGVLQEGDSYTISATELTFNTVTGTISAGTPLVVEAVELVTTT; encoded by the coding sequence ATGGCACTTTCCATCATCAATATTAATGTAAACGTTACTGGCTCTTCGACAAGATTTTTTCATATATTGCCAACAACTTTAACAGTCGCTGACGGTACTACGATCCCTGTAGCTTCCTTTCTAGATGACAGTGGGGTTGCTGCGGCTGCTTTTCCCATCGTAACGAATGGTTACTATAATTTTTATGTAAATGGTGTCTTACAAGAAGGGGATTCGTATACAATTTCTGCAACTGAGTTAACCTTTAACACGGTTACAGGCACAATTTCTGCTGGAACACCATTGGTTGTAGAGGCTGTAGAATTAGTGACAACAACTTAA
- a CDS encoding b(o/a)3-type cytochrome-c oxidase subunit 1, with the protein MSLNNNLTKVDRRDAKLAMAHIYVAFIALLLGGLAGLLQVFVRSGQFTLPAGIGYYQVLTVHGILLGLILTTYFIFGFQIASVSRTSGTFSATQRRLGWIGFWLMTIGTAAAATMVLLNKATVLYTFYAPLQAHWIFYLGLTLVVVGSWVGGAGQILRYAQWRKENKGSGQPGPLLSFMVVVNNLMWFVATLGVAVSVLFQLLPWSLGFIERVDVALSRTLFWYFGHALVYFWLLPAYMVWYTMIPKIIGGKIFSDSLARLSFILFLLFSVPVGIHHQLTEPGIDGTWKFIQVVLTFAVIVPSLMTAFSMFAMFELRGRELGGKGLFGWFRKLPWKDVRFFVPFIGMVSFIPGGAGGIVNASYQMNQLIHNTIWVTGHFHLTIATAVVLTYFGAAFWLIPHLTGRTLTKSLNNLGNFAGILWAVGMTIMSSAMHIAGLIGAPRRSDYSEYGGAQQAYDWIPYQIAQAVGGTILFIAILVIMYIVVKLAWFTPKGEEEFPVSEVHEHSGHTPAILENFKLWLVILVALILFAYTIPLIDIISNAPPGSKGYKLW; encoded by the coding sequence ATGAGTCTGAATAATAATTTGACAAAGGTGGATCGTCGTGATGCGAAGCTCGCGATGGCGCATATTTATGTCGCATTTATCGCATTATTATTAGGTGGTCTTGCAGGTTTATTGCAAGTGTTTGTCCGTTCTGGTCAATTCACGTTACCAGCAGGTATTGGTTATTATCAAGTTTTAACAGTACATGGTATCTTACTCGGTCTTATTTTAACAACGTACTTTATTTTCGGTTTCCAAATTGCCAGTGTAAGTCGTACTTCCGGTACATTCTCAGCTACTCAACGTCGCCTTGGTTGGATTGGTTTCTGGCTAATGACGATTGGTACAGCTGCTGCAGCAACAATGGTTTTACTGAATAAAGCAACCGTTCTATATACTTTCTATGCCCCACTCCAAGCACACTGGATTTTCTATTTAGGCTTAACTTTAGTCGTTGTAGGTTCTTGGGTTGGCGGTGCAGGACAAATTTTACGTTATGCACAATGGCGTAAAGAAAATAAAGGTAGCGGTCAACCGGGTCCACTTCTGTCCTTTATGGTGGTTGTCAACAATTTGATGTGGTTTGTTGCAACACTAGGGGTAGCCGTTTCTGTCCTATTCCAGTTACTACCTTGGTCATTAGGTTTCATCGAGCGTGTTGATGTTGCCTTATCTCGTACATTATTCTGGTATTTCGGGCATGCCCTTGTATACTTCTGGTTACTACCAGCTTATATGGTATGGTATACGATGATTCCAAAGATTATTGGCGGGAAAATTTTCTCTGATTCTCTAGCTAGACTTTCATTCATTCTTTTCTTATTATTCTCTGTACCAGTTGGAATTCATCACCAATTAACAGAACCAGGTATTGATGGTACATGGAAATTCATTCAAGTTGTTTTAACATTTGCGGTTATCGTGCCGTCCTTAATGACAGCCTTCTCCATGTTCGCAATGTTTGAATTACGCGGTCGTGAATTAGGTGGTAAAGGTCTGTTCGGTTGGTTCAGAAAATTACCGTGGAAAGATGTACGTTTCTTTGTACCATTTATCGGTATGGTATCCTTTATTCCTGGCGGTGCTGGCGGGATCGTTAATGCATCTTATCAAATGAACCAATTAATCCATAACACCATTTGGGTAACAGGACATTTCCATTTAACAATCGCTACGGCTGTCGTGTTAACTTACTTCGGTGCGGCTTTCTGGTTAATTCCGCATTTAACAGGTCGTACGCTCACAAAATCATTAAACAATCTAGGTAACTTTGCAGGGATTTTATGGGCAGTTGGTATGACAATCATGTCTTCTGCTATGCATATCGCAGGTCTGATCGGTGCACCACGTCGTTCAGATTACTCCGAATACGGTGGCGCCCAACAAGCATATGATTGGATTCCTTATCAAATCGCGCAAGCAGTTGGTGGTACAATTCTGTTCATCGCCATCCTAGTAATCATGTATATCGTTGTAAAACTAGCTTGGTTTACACCAAAAGGTGAAGAAGAGTTCCCAGTAAGTGAAGTACATGAGCACAGTGGCCATACACCAGCCATTTTAGAAAACTTTAAACTATGGCTCGTTATTTTAGTGGCATTGATTTTATTTGCTTACACTATTCCACTAATCGATATTATTTCTAACGCACCACCTGGCTCAAAAGGCTATAAACTTTGGTAA
- a CDS encoding phosphate propanoyltransferase, which translates to MQENLVQKIVEEVLQQVLKGQPSLQHDGKIPIGVSARHVHLAQAEVELLFGENYQLTPKFELSQPGQFAAEETVVIAGPKGSIERVRILGPARALSQVEISWTDAMKIGVKPPLRTSGDIKGSSPITLIGPKGSVLLAEGLIIAQAHIHMSPVDSTQFQVTDGQAVQVKVEGVRPIILSNVIIRVSERYRLEMHIDTDEANAGLIQQGAKAEIVNAPSTVGLTPLAIQPVVKQAEEKSSYHFDKKLLSQGEVLEINAQEIIVSKKTIVTALAYDKIRELNKTLTIRTG; encoded by the coding sequence ATGCAAGAAAATTTAGTGCAAAAAATTGTTGAAGAAGTGTTGCAGCAAGTGTTAAAAGGTCAACCTTCCCTTCAACATGATGGCAAAATCCCTATCGGTGTATCAGCACGTCATGTACATCTAGCGCAAGCAGAAGTGGAACTGTTATTTGGTGAAAACTATCAGTTGACGCCTAAATTCGAACTTTCACAGCCCGGCCAGTTTGCTGCAGAGGAGACGGTCGTGATTGCAGGTCCAAAAGGCTCTATTGAAAGGGTACGTATTTTAGGCCCAGCACGTGCATTATCGCAAGTAGAGATTAGTTGGACGGATGCCATGAAAATAGGCGTTAAGCCACCTTTGCGAACTTCGGGAGATATTAAAGGTTCAAGTCCCATTACACTGATTGGACCTAAAGGCAGCGTGTTACTAGCAGAGGGACTCATCATTGCACAGGCCCATATTCATATGTCACCTGTGGATAGTACTCAATTTCAAGTTACGGACGGGCAGGCTGTGCAAGTCAAAGTAGAGGGGGTAAGACCCATCATTTTATCGAATGTCATCATTCGTGTTTCGGAGCGCTATCGCTTGGAAATGCATATTGATACAGATGAAGCAAATGCCGGTTTAATCCAACAAGGTGCCAAGGCTGAAATCGTCAACGCACCATCTACAGTAGGCTTGACACCTCTAGCCATACAGCCAGTCGTTAAGCAAGCTGAGGAAAAATCCAGCTATCATTTTGACAAGAAGTTACTTTCGCAAGGAGAAGTACTTGAAATAAATGCGCAAGAAATTATTGTCTCCAAGAAGACAATTGTCACAGCATTAGCCTATGACAAGATACGCGAGTTAAACAAAACGTTAACGATTCGCACAGGGTAA